The following proteins come from a genomic window of Streptococcus pneumoniae:
- a CDS encoding flavodoxin gives MALAKIVFASMTGNTEEIADIVADKLRDLGLDVDVDECTTVDASDFLEADIAIVATYTYGDGELPDEMMDFYEDLADLNLNGKIYGVVGSGDTFYDEFCKAVDDFDRVFVSTGAEKGSECVKVDLSAEEEDIERLEQFAEELVAKVG, from the coding sequence ATGGCATTAGCAAAAATTGTATTTGCCAGTATGACCGGTAATACCGAAGAAATTGCAGATATTGTAGCAGACAAATTACGTGACTTGGGCTTGGATGTTGATGTTGATGAATGTACAACTGTTGACGCTTCAGACTTCTTGGAAGCAGACATCGCTATCGTTGCGACCTATACTTATGGTGATGGTGAATTGCCAGATGAGATGATGGACTTCTACGAAGACCTAGCAGATCTCAACTTGAATGGCAAAATCTACGGAGTGGTCGGCTCAGGAGATACCTTCTACGATGAATTCTGTAAGGCTGTTGATGACTTTGACCGTGTCTTTGTGTCAACAGGAGCAGAAAAAGGTTCAGAGTGTGTTAAAGTTGATCTTTCTGCCGAGGAAGAAGATATTGAACGCTTGGAACAATTCGCAGAAGAATTGGTTGCTAAAGTAGGATAA
- a CDS encoding chorismate mutase: MDLDIIRQEIDQIDDQIVKLLEERMHLVEGVVAYKKASGKPILDTKREEVIFEKVGSRVEDKRYQETIVATFSDILKRSRDYQDQNIK, encoded by the coding sequence ATGGATTTAGATATTATTCGTCAAGAAATCGATCAAATCGACGACCAAATTGTCAAACTGTTAGAAGAACGAATGCATTTAGTTGAGGGGGTGGTTGCTTATAAGAAAGCTTCAGGTAAACCGATTTTAGATACTAAGAGAGAAGAAGTTATTTTTGAAAAGGTTGGGAGTCGTGTAGAGGACAAGCGCTATCAGGAGACTATTGTAGCGACTTTTTCGGACATACTCAAACGTTCGCGTGATTATCAGGATCAAAATATCAAATGA
- the crcB gene encoding fluoride efflux transporter CrcB: MKKEQFYPLGIFLAAMLGGLVRYLVSTWLPASPDFPWGTLFVNYLGIFCLIYLVKGYLVYKGTSKGLILALGTGFCGGLTTFSSLMLDTVKLLDTGRYLSLILYLLLSIGGGLLLAYYLGRKKW; this comes from the coding sequence ATGAAAAAAGAACAATTTTATCCGCTAGGAATTTTTCTAGCTGCTATGTTGGGCGGACTTGTCCGATATCTAGTTTCCACCTGGTTACCAGCCAGTCCAGACTTTCCTTGGGGCACTCTCTTTGTCAACTATCTGGGAATTTTCTGCTTGATTTATCTTGTCAAGGGCTATCTGGTCTATAAGGGGACTAGTAAGGGCTTGATTTTAGCACTGGGGACGGGTTTTTGCGGAGGTTTAACAACTTTTTCCAGCCTAATGCTTGATACTGTGAAGCTGCTTGATACAGGGCGTTATCTTAGTTTGATACTGTATTTGCTTTTGAGTATCGGTGGAGGCCTGCTTTTAGCTTACTATTTGGGGAGGAAGAAATGGTAA
- the crcB gene encoding fluoride efflux transporter CrcB, producing MVIVYLAIACGLGALVRYFFSRYNQVSKLPLGTLIANLLGCFLIGVFYNHVESKEVYAILATGFCGGLTTFSTLNDELQRLLSDKKVFYSYLTLTYIGGLVAIFLGILL from the coding sequence ATGGTAATCGTCTATCTTGCAATCGCCTGTGGCTTGGGAGCACTCGTACGGTATTTCTTTTCTCGCTATAATCAAGTTTCTAAATTGCCACTCGGAACGCTCATAGCTAATCTTTTAGGTTGTTTTTTAATTGGAGTATTCTACAATCATGTAGAGTCTAAGGAAGTATATGCTATTCTAGCAACAGGATTTTGTGGCGGTTTAACAACTTTTTCGACCTTGAATGACGAACTTCAAAGACTGCTAAGTGATAAGAAGGTCTTTTATTCTTACCTGACTTTGACTTACATAGGTGGTTTGGTTGCGATTTTTTTAGGAATTTTGCTATAA
- the rplS gene encoding 50S ribosomal protein L19, with product MNPLIQSLTEGQLRTDIPSFRPGDTVRVHAKVVEGNRERIQIFEGVVIARKGAGISENYTVRKISNGVGVERIFPIHTPRVEKIEVVRYGKVRRAKLYYLRALQGKAARIKEIRR from the coding sequence ATGAATCCATTAATCCAAAGCTTGACTGAAGGTCAACTTCGTACAGATATCCCATCATTCCGTCCTGGTGATACTGTTCGTGTACACGCGAAAGTTGTCGAAGGTAACCGCGAACGTATCCAGATTTTTGAAGGTGTTGTTATCGCACGTAAAGGTGCTGGAATCTCAGAAAACTACACAGTTCGTAAAATCTCTAACGGTGTAGGTGTTGAGCGTATCTTCCCAATCCACACTCCACGTGTTGAAAAAATCGAAGTTGTTCGTTACGGTAAAGTACGTCGTGCGAAATTGTACTACTTGCGTGCTCTTCAAGGTAAAGCAGCTCGTATCAAAGAAATCCGTCGTTAA
- a CDS encoding SAP domain-containing protein, with the protein MNFFSKLFNLKQNNHNRDTNSDCNNFYLNKLECGLTPGQLILIDWTQKTGRNYNFPRYFKYSLQIDPESTHNQLYKLGYFTKNKTLSYLKVVELKTILSKHNLATSGKKAELITRIINNINVDKLDIPFEFKLTKEAQNLIIEHSDYIKAYYDKDISMEDYCKEKNNISFKATFGDIKWSLLNKQAHRNTVSGDFGCLSNTRKAQGRHLEQEGNIKHALIYYIESLIITISGLENNFSATDYPVYYPDSIPDYSLKHIQTLMESLSDDDYDFAFDEALFRFSILNANHFLSKEDIDYLRVNLPRSTAEEINNYLKKYECYSPLNNLELDDFE; encoded by the coding sequence ATGAATTTTTTTAGCAAACTATTTAATTTAAAACAAAATAATCATAATAGAGACACAAATTCTGATTGTAACAATTTTTACCTAAACAAATTAGAGTGCGGCCTTACTCCTGGGCAACTCATACTCATAGATTGGACTCAAAAAACAGGGAGAAATTATAATTTCCCAAGATATTTTAAATACTCTCTTCAAATTGACCCTGAATCTACACACAATCAATTATACAAATTAGGATACTTCACTAAAAATAAGACTTTATCATATCTTAAAGTAGTAGAATTAAAAACTATATTATCTAAACATAATTTAGCTACTTCTGGAAAAAAAGCAGAATTAATTACAAGAATAATTAATAATATCAACGTTGACAAATTAGATATTCCGTTCGAATTTAAACTAACAAAAGAAGCACAAAATCTTATTATCGAACATAGTGACTATATCAAAGCATACTATGATAAAGACATAAGTATGGAAGATTATTGTAAAGAAAAAAACAATATCTCTTTTAAAGCAACTTTTGGTGATATAAAATGGAGTCTCTTAAATAAACAAGCTCATAGGAATACTGTATCAGGAGATTTTGGATGCTTATCTAACACACGAAAGGCTCAGGGAAGACATTTGGAACAAGAAGGTAATATTAAACATGCTTTAATATATTACATAGAATCTTTGATAATTACTATTTCAGGATTAGAAAACAATTTTTCAGCCACTGATTATCCAGTATATTATCCCGATTCGATACCTGACTACTCACTAAAACATATTCAAACATTAATGGAATCATTATCTGATGACGATTATGATTTTGCTTTTGATGAAGCATTATTTCGCTTCTCAATTTTGAATGCAAATCATTTTTTATCTAAGGAAGATATTGACTATTTAAGAGTTAATTTACCTCGTTCCACTGCTGAAGAAATAAACAATTACTTAAAGAAATATGAATGTTATAGTCCTTTAAATAATTTAGAACTTGACGATTTTGAATAA
- the yidA gene encoding sugar-phosphatase — protein MSIKLIAVDIDGTLVNSQKEITPEVFSAIQDAKEAGVKVVIATGRPIAGVAKLLDDLQLRDQGDYVVTFNGALVQETATGHEIISESLTYEDYLDMEFLSRKLGVHMHAITKDGIYTANRNIGTYTVHESTLVSMPIFYRTPEEMAGKEIVKCMFIDEPEILDAAIEKIPAEFYEHYSINKSAPFYLELLKKNVDKGSAITHLAEKLGLTKDETMAIGDEENDRAMLEVVGNPVVMENGNPEIKKIAKYITKSNDESGVAHAIRTWVL, from the coding sequence ATGAGTATTAAACTAATTGCCGTTGATATCGACGGAACCCTTGTCAACAGCCAAAAGGAAATCACTCCTGAAGTCTTTTCTGCCATCCAAGATGCCAAAGAAGCTGGTGTCAAAGTCGTGATTGCAACTGGCCGCCCCATCGCAGGTGTTGCCAAACTTCTAGACGACTTGCAGTTGAGAGACCAAGGTGACTATGTGGTGACCTTCAATGGTGCCCTTGTCCAAGAAACTGCTACTGGCCATGAGATTATCAGCGAATCCTTGACCTATGAGGATTATCTGGATATGGAATTCCTCAGTCGCAAGCTCGGTGTCCACATGCATGCCATTACCAAGGACGGTATCTATACTGCAAATCGCAATATCGGAACATACACTGTACACGAATCAACCCTCGTCAGCATGCCTATCTTCTACCGTACCCCTGAAGAAATGGCTGGCAAAGAAATTGTTAAATGTATGTTTATCGATGAACCAGAAATTCTCGATGCTGCGATTGAAAAAATACCAGCCGAATTTTACGAGCACTACTCTATCAACAAATCTGCTCCTTTCTACCTCGAACTCCTTAAAAAGAATGTAGACAAGGGTTCAGCTATTACTCACTTAGCTGAAAAACTAGGATTAACCAAAGATGAAACCATGGCTATCGGAGACGAAGAAAATGACCGTGCCATGCTGGAAGTCGTTGGCAACCCTGTTGTCATGGAAAATGGAAATCCAGAAATCAAAAAAATCGCCAAATACATCACTAAATCTAATGATGAATCTGGCGTTGCCCATGCCATCCGTACATGGGTACTGTAA
- a CDS encoding HD domain-containing protein, translating into MNEKVFRDPVHNYIHVINQIIYDLINTKEFQRLRRIKQLGTSSYTFHGGEHSRFSHCLGVYEIARRITEIFEEKYPEEWNPAESLLTMIAALLHDLGHGAYSHTFEHLFDTDHEAITQEIIQSPETEIHQVLLQVAPDFPEKVASVIDHTYPNKQVVQLISSQIDADRMDYLLRDSYFTGASYGEFDLTRILRVIRPIENGIAFQRNGMHAIEDYVLSRYQMYMQVYFHPATRAMEVLLQNLLKRAKELYPKDKDFFARTSPHLLPFFEKNVTLSDYLALDDGVMNTYFQLWMTSPDKILADLSQRFVNRKVFKSITFSQEDQDQLASMRKLVEDIGFDPDYYTAIHKNFDLPYDIYRPESENPRTQIEILQKNGELAELSSLSPIVQSLAGSRHGDNRFYFPKEMLDQNSIFASITQQFLYLIENDHFTPNKN; encoded by the coding sequence ATGAACGAAAAAGTATTCCGTGACCCAGTTCACAACTACATCCATGTCATTAATCAAATCATCTATGACTTGATTAATACAAAAGAATTTCAGCGTTTGCGCCGGATCAAACAACTGGGAACTTCCAGTTATACCTTCCACGGTGGAGAACACAGTCGCTTCTCTCACTGTCTAGGAGTCTATGAAATTGCACGACGCATCACAGAGATTTTCGAAGAAAAATATCCTGAGGAATGGAATCCTGCCGAGTCTCTCTTGACCATGATCGCTGCTCTCCTACATGACCTTGGGCATGGCGCCTACTCCCATACTTTTGAACATCTCTTTGATACAGACCATGAAGCTATTACTCAGGAGATTATTCAAAGTCCTGAGACAGAGATTCACCAAGTCTTGCTACAAGTAGCGCCCGATTTTCCAGAGAAAGTTGCCAGTGTCATAGACCATACCTATCCTAACAAGCAGGTCGTACAACTCATTTCTAGTCAGATTGACGCAGATCGCATGGACTATCTCTTGCGTGACTCCTATTTTACAGGAGCATCCTATGGGGAATTTGACCTGACTCGAATCCTCCGAGTCATTCGTCCTATCGAAAATGGTATCGCCTTTCAGCGCAATGGCATGCACGCCATCGAAGACTATGTCCTCAGTCGCTACCAGATGTATATGCAGGTCTATTTCCACCCAGCAACACGCGCTATGGAAGTTCTCCTACAGAATCTTCTCAAGCGCGCTAAGGAACTCTACCCTAAGGACAAAGACTTCTTTGCACGAACTTCCCCACACCTCCTGCCTTTCTTTGAAAAAAATGTGACCTTGTCTGACTATCTGGCTCTAGATGATGGTGTGATGAATACCTACTTCCAGCTCTGGATGACCAGTCCTGACAAAATTCTCGCAGATTTATCGCAACGCTTTGTCAACCGCAAGGTCTTTAAATCCATTACCTTTTCACAAGAAGATCAAGACCAACTCGCTAGCATGAGAAAATTGGTTGAGGACATTGGCTTTGATCCCGACTACTATACTGCCATTCATAAGAACTTTGACCTCCCTTATGATATCTATCGTCCCGAATCTGAAAATCCACGGACACAGATTGAGATTTTACAAAAGAATGGAGAACTGGCCGAACTCTCTAGCCTGTCTCCTATCGTCCAATCCCTTGCTGGTAGTCGTCACGGAGATAATCGTTTCTATTTTCCGAAAGAAATGTTAGATCAAAACAGTATCTTTGCTAGCATTACCCAGCAATTTTTATACTTGATTGAGAACGATCATTTTACCCCAAATAAAAACTAG
- a CDS encoding DUF1934 domain-containing protein, whose protein sequence is MKIRMRNTIQFDEQLEVIDQLYDVEVHEKGDYSYLLFYNEEKEKVVIKFHGQELVMSRFSNPKTIMRFLKNSDSLAYIPTPMGMQEFIIQTSHYQVDRQKIELDYQLQNQEGHPFASYQLEITWG, encoded by the coding sequence GTGAAGATTCGGATGCGAAATACAATTCAGTTTGATGAGCAGTTGGAAGTGATTGACCAGCTTTATGATGTGGAAGTGCATGAAAAAGGAGATTATAGCTACCTGCTTTTCTATAATGAGGAAAAGGAAAAAGTAGTGATTAAATTTCATGGTCAAGAACTTGTGATGAGCCGATTTTCTAATCCCAAGACCATTATGCGCTTTCTAAAGAATAGCGATAGTTTAGCCTATATTCCTACACCTATGGGCATGCAGGAGTTTATCATCCAAACGAGCCATTATCAAGTTGATAGGCAAAAGATTGAACTAGATTATCAACTACAAAATCAAGAGGGACATCCTTTTGCCAGCTATCAATTGGAAATTACTTGGGGCTAG
- a CDS encoding putative DNA-binding protein: MEIEKTNRMNALFEFYAALLTDKQMNYIELYYADDYSLAEIAEEFGVSRQAVYDNIKRTEKILEDYEMKLHMYSDYIVRSQIFDQILERYPKDNFLQEQIEILTSIDNRE, from the coding sequence ATGGAAATCGAAAAAACCAATCGTATGAATGCGCTCTTTGAATTTTATGCGGCGCTTTTGACAGATAAGCAAATGAATTATATCGAGCTCTACTACGCTGATGATTACAGCCTTGCTGAAATTGCCGAGGAGTTCGGTGTCAGTCGTCAGGCTGTCTATGACAATATCAAGCGAACAGAAAAGATTCTGGAAGATTATGAGATGAAATTGCACATGTACTCGGACTATATTGTCCGCAGTCAGATTTTTGATCAGATTTTGGAGCGCTATCCCAAGGATAACTTTCTGCAGGAGCAGATAGAAATTTTAACAAGCATTGATAATAGAGAATAA